The following coding sequences lie in one Cyanobacterium sp. Dongsha4 genomic window:
- a CDS encoding cryptochrome/photolyase family protein, with translation MTIGVWILGDQLLENHPILSELEANKKDVIVILIESLNHVKKRIYHQQKLIFIWSAMRHYAEELMVNNWQVNYQIVENFNEGLSHTIQKYSLTEIRTITPCDRIFLQSIKNLKLDCDIKLYANPNFLWQPEEFKQWADKRKRLILEDFYRESRKRWQILLTENNQPVGGKWNLDKENRKPPKNNLSPPQPLIFQPDNITQQVIEKVKNLDIKTYGNSDKFNWAVTRKDALKVLDNFVNYRLEKFGTYQDAMITNEKFMWHSLISPYLNVGLLQPLEVIKTVEKAYYDKSFPLNSVEGFIRQILGWREYMYGIYHYVKEDYFQANWFNHQQPLPSFFWDSKQAKMNCLKQVLKQTENTGYAHHIQRLMIISNYALIKGISPQEIEKWFHGVYIDAYDWVMQTNVLGMGQFADGGLLASKPYASSANYINKMSDYCSNCCYNPKEKTTGNACPFNYLYWDFLARHEDKLRSQGRMNLVLKHLEKMSPDELNKMRNLASSTIE, from the coding sequence ATGACTATTGGTGTTTGGATTTTAGGTGATCAACTCCTTGAAAATCATCCTATTTTATCAGAATTAGAAGCTAACAAAAAAGATGTAATAGTTATTTTAATTGAATCATTAAATCATGTTAAAAAAAGAATTTATCATCAACAAAAACTAATCTTTATTTGGTCAGCAATGCGTCATTATGCTGAAGAATTAATGGTAAATAATTGGCAAGTAAATTATCAAATAGTTGAAAATTTTAATGAAGGTTTATCTCATACAATTCAAAAATATAGTCTTACAGAAATCAGAACAATAACTCCGTGCGATCGCATCTTTTTACAATCAATTAAAAATCTCAAATTAGACTGCGATATAAAACTATATGCTAACCCAAATTTTCTATGGCAACCAGAAGAATTTAAACAATGGGCAGATAAAAGAAAAAGGTTAATTCTTGAAGATTTTTACAGAGAAAGTAGAAAAAGATGGCAAATATTATTAACAGAAAATAATCAACCAGTGGGCGGAAAATGGAACTTAGATAAAGAAAATAGAAAACCCCCTAAAAATAACTTATCTCCTCCTCAACCTCTGATATTTCAGCCAGATAATATCACACAACAAGTAATAGAAAAAGTTAAAAACTTAGACATAAAAACCTATGGTAATAGTGATAAATTTAACTGGGCAGTGACAAGAAAAGATGCTTTAAAAGTATTAGATAATTTCGTTAATTATCGTTTAGAAAAATTTGGAACGTATCAAGATGCCATGATAACTAATGAAAAATTTATGTGGCACAGTCTTATTTCACCTTATCTTAATGTGGGTTTATTACAACCCTTAGAAGTTATTAAAACTGTGGAAAAGGCTTATTATGACAAATCATTCCCTTTAAATTCTGTAGAAGGCTTTATTCGTCAAATATTAGGTTGGCGAGAATATATGTATGGAATTTACCATTATGTAAAAGAAGATTATTTTCAAGCAAACTGGTTTAACCATCAACAACCCTTACCGTCTTTTTTCTGGGATAGTAAACAAGCAAAAATGAACTGCTTAAAACAGGTATTAAAACAAACAGAAAATACAGGTTATGCCCATCATATTCAGCGATTAATGATAATTAGTAATTATGCTTTAATTAAAGGTATTTCTCCCCAAGAAATAGAAAAATGGTTTCACGGTGTTTACATAGATGCTTATGACTGGGTAATGCAAACCAATGTTTTAGGAATGGGGCAGTTTGCTGATGGTGGCTTATTAGCATCAAAACCCTACGCATCTTCGGCTAACTACATCAATAAAATGAGTGATTACTGCTCTAATTGTTGTTATAATCCAAAAGAAAAAACTACAGGAAATGCTTGTCCTTTTAATTATTTATATTGGGATTTTTTAGCTCGTCATGAAGATAAATTGCGATCTCAAGGAAGAATGAATTTAGTGTTAAAACATTTAGAAAAAATGTCTCCTGATGAATTAAATAAAATGCGTAATTTGGCTAGTTCAACTATAGAATAA
- a CDS encoding Uma2 family endonuclease: MKWQEVCDNKYLQDLPFKIELNKWGQIVMSPVKIRHSFYQGRILLLLESFLKTGEVMPECAINTSDGVKVADVVWYSNKRFQQIEDEVSASIAPEICIEVKSSGNTEGEMLFKKQLYFSAEAMEVWLCDENGSITFYDKQGKLEKSFLVPDFPDQIKR; the protein is encoded by the coding sequence ATGAAATGGCAAGAAGTTTGTGATAATAAATATTTACAAGATTTACCATTCAAAATAGAGTTAAATAAATGGGGACAAATTGTTATGAGTCCTGTTAAAATTAGACATTCTTTTTATCAGGGGAGAATCTTACTTTTATTGGAGTCTTTTTTGAAAACGGGTGAAGTCATGCCAGAATGTGCCATAAATACATCCGATGGAGTTAAAGTTGCTGATGTGGTATGGTATTCAAATAAAAGATTTCAACAAATTGAAGATGAAGTATCTGCCTCCATTGCCCCAGAAATTTGTATAGAGGTAAAATCAAGTGGGAATACAGAAGGAGAAATGCTATTCAAAAAACAGTTATATTTCTCGGCAGAGGCGATGGAAGTTTGGCTATGTGATGAAAATGGGAGTATCACCTTTTACGATAAACAAGGTAAATTAGAAAAATCTTTTTTAGTACCCGATTTTCCTGATCAAATTAAACGATAA
- a CDS encoding O-linked N-acetylglucosamine transferase, SPINDLY family protein, with product MDNDNIAEQKKLSDYLNKLDYQSLIKHIEEKIEIDPQNYYYYNYLGLAYFLSGQSLEAQSAWFFVFNGEENDIYLQQLAKLLEQEAQRYFNFNSYHVSYSLRQIIREILPNNIDNLFFIVENLIPLNIFNNNYEQEINIIAILQQINDNQFYFDKIYTVLDKILDFNYQTNIDLVEQLFRVYPNKQELLNFINKKTLYLGNIKKWFNFAGDLLSLSLKYIIDHPQKISTLKDICGYYISGSNYQKAQHYAEIFQQEAISKSEKAFASYQMVRLMMDKCDWYNSNNLREEYRQNLLSLEGENIEDIESYLIDFFITISECLLYFDDEPAYNRQIFNHCASLFEEFVRKYYAFVNFSPYKLVRNNNKKLKIGYIAHTFRNHCVGILSRWLFYYHNKNEFDIYVYLIGSEEDEITAKWFKSNSKKYVNLPNHVVKVVEEIRKDNIDILVELDCFTSRTTQGIMALKPAPIQVSWLGLDSTGLPSIDYFLTDTYVLPNNAQEYYREKLWRLPHSYLAVDGFEVGISSVNRKDLDIPEDAIVYLSLQTPFKRHPDNIRLQMKILAALPNSYFLISAGSYLDSIIENVRNLFTVIALEEGVNPEKIKLLPFLPLQEYRGFLTVGDVVLDTYPFNGATTTLDALWLEIPLVTKVGQQFHARQGYTFLKNLGIDEGIAWNDEDYIQWGIKFGKDENLRKNVTWKLKQSKRTSPLWNTEKLTRNIENSYQKMWQLYIKES from the coding sequence ATGGATAACGATAACATTGCGGAACAAAAAAAATTAAGTGATTATTTAAACAAATTAGACTATCAAAGTTTAATTAAACATATAGAAGAAAAAATCGAAATAGATCCACAAAATTATTATTATTACAATTATCTGGGATTAGCCTATTTTTTGAGTGGACAATCACTAGAAGCCCAATCGGCTTGGTTTTTTGTTTTTAATGGTGAAGAAAATGATATATATTTACAACAATTAGCCAAACTTTTAGAGCAAGAAGCACAAAGATATTTTAATTTCAACTCTTATCATGTTAGCTATTCTTTAAGACAAATTATCCGAGAAATATTACCTAACAACATAGACAATTTATTTTTTATAGTAGAAAATTTAATACCCCTAAATATATTTAATAATAATTATGAGCAGGAAATAAACATAATTGCTATTTTACAGCAAATTAATGATAATCAATTTTATTTTGATAAAATATACACTGTTTTAGATAAGATATTAGATTTTAACTATCAAACAAATATAGATTTAGTTGAACAACTTTTCAGAGTATATCCCAATAAACAAGAATTATTAAATTTTATTAATAAAAAGACCTTATATTTAGGTAATATCAAAAAATGGTTTAACTTTGCTGGAGATCTTTTATCCCTTTCTCTAAAATATATAATTGATCATCCACAAAAAATAAGCACTTTGAAAGATATATGCGGTTATTACATTTCTGGCAGTAACTATCAAAAAGCACAACATTACGCAGAAATATTCCAACAAGAAGCTATCAGTAAATCAGAAAAAGCCTTTGCATCTTACCAAATGGTTCGTTTAATGATGGACAAATGTGATTGGTATAACAGTAATAACTTAAGAGAAGAATACAGACAAAATTTATTAAGTCTGGAAGGTGAAAATATAGAGGATATTGAAAGTTATTTAATTGACTTTTTTATCACTATATCAGAATGTTTATTATACTTTGATGATGAACCTGCTTATAATCGACAAATATTCAACCACTGTGCCTCACTATTTGAAGAATTTGTGAGAAAATATTATGCTTTTGTTAACTTTAGTCCATATAAATTAGTCAGAAATAACAACAAAAAATTGAAAATTGGTTATATTGCCCATACTTTCCGAAATCATTGTGTCGGTATCTTAAGTCGTTGGCTTTTCTATTATCACAATAAAAATGAATTTGATATATATGTATATTTAATTGGCTCTGAAGAAGATGAAATTACAGCAAAATGGTTTAAATCAAATAGTAAAAAATATGTAAATCTTCCTAATCATGTTGTTAAAGTTGTCGAAGAAATAAGAAAAGATAATATTGATATTTTAGTAGAACTAGATTGTTTTACATCTAGAACAACCCAAGGAATTATGGCTCTAAAACCTGCCCCTATACAGGTAAGTTGGTTGGGTTTAGATTCAACAGGATTACCTAGCATCGACTATTTTCTCACAGACACTTATGTTTTACCCAATAATGCTCAAGAATACTATCGAGAAAAATTATGGCGTTTACCCCATAGCTATTTGGCAGTAGATGGATTTGAAGTGGGTATTTCTTCAGTGAATCGAAAAGATTTAGATATTCCAGAAGATGCTATCGTTTATTTAAGCCTACAAACTCCCTTTAAAAGACATCCAGATAATATTCGATTGCAAATGAAAATTTTAGCGGCATTACCGAATAGTTATTTTTTAATCTCTGCGGGATCCTATCTGGACAGTATTATAGAAAATGTGAGAAATTTGTTTACTGTCATCGCACTAGAGGAAGGAGTAAACCCAGAAAAAATAAAACTTCTACCTTTTTTACCCCTTCAAGAATATAGAGGATTTTTAACAGTGGGAGATGTGGTTTTAGATACCTATCCCTTTAATGGTGCAACTACTACTTTAGACGCATTATGGCTAGAAATTCCATTGGTAACTAAAGTCGGACAACAATTTCATGCTCGTCAGGGCTATACTTTTTTGAAAAACTTAGGTATTGATGAGGGTATTGCTTGGAATGATGAAGATTATATTCAATGGGGTATAAAATTTGGTAAGGATGAGAATTTAAGAAAAAATGTAACCTGGAAATTAAAACAATCAAAAAGAACATCTCCTTTATGGAATACAGAAAAATTAACCAGAAATATAGAAAATAGTTATCAAAAAATGTGGCAACTATATATTAAAGAAAGTTAA
- a CDS encoding type IV pilin protein, which yields MKPEVTLKYLSYLRNKKQNDEGFTLIELLVVVIIIGVLAAVALPNLLSQVGKARETEIKNFVGTTIRSQQAYHFERQTFATNLDLLGVKFDSQYITAATIAGNTGTATSTPVNSDSANDGTRAYSGLISYASGNYSQIVCQSDAVANSLAAPTGTSACPASSAVVQ from the coding sequence ATGAAACCCGAAGTAACTTTAAAATATTTATCCTACCTCCGCAACAAAAAACAAAATGATGAAGGTTTTACCTTAATTGAATTATTAGTCGTAGTCATTATCATCGGTGTATTGGCGGCTGTTGCACTTCCTAACCTCTTAAGCCAGGTTGGTAAAGCTAGAGAAACAGAAATCAAAAACTTCGTTGGTACTACCATTCGTTCTCAACAAGCATATCACTTTGAACGTCAAACCTTCGCTACTAACTTAGATTTATTAGGGGTTAAATTTGATTCTCAGTATATTACAGCCGCTACTATTGCCGGTAACACTGGAACAGCTACTTCAACTCCTGTCAATAGTGATTCTGCTAATGATGGTACTCGTGCCTACAGTGGTCTAATTTCTTACGCCTCTGGTAACTATTCTCAAATTGTTTGTCAGAGTGATGCCGTTGCTAACTCCCTTGCCGCTCCCACTGGTACAAGTGCTTGTCCTGCTTCCAGTGCCGTTGTACAGTAA
- a CDS encoding PAS domain S-box protein produces MFPLSQNHPINHNFLRVALDTSLLDVIKLLSNSHKDRENQGLSCVVVINQGRLVGLITERDIVKISAQQLSLEKLVVAEVMTRDLITFSVDKLGNITDLIDIFRKYYIRHLPIVNDNQEILGIVTPESIRSGLQPLDLLKHRYVSDVMRRNIICGYSQQKLIDLVNVMARNAISCVVIGKETERNTIKPLGIITERDIVRYQALRINLTQISAEEVMTQPLTMIKKEKSLWDAHLMMSEYGFRRLVVVDDEGDLQGIITQSSILEGIDPRELQGVIKVLEKQVEVLQTEKTQLLKELLTQQKQNLQSAERRGKLISDIALRIRSSLNLKTILQTAVDEVLSLLDTERVIIYHLEENNNHIAVEALKNNSFSLANYSLDDECLRQEFLLSGNLWKTKVINDISEEAIESCYHLLTSRFGVKACLITPLIVNSSLWGLLIVHNCHQPRPWQEGEIEFLEQLSVQLGIGIQQATLLQQLQEARQNLEVKVTKRTAELQKINDKYEQELIKSKQTQVNLQKTEKTLAGILNVANDAIISINPQQEIIMFNQGASKLFQYTPDEVMGKPLDILIPTRFITIHRHHVDEFHSNSKIPTCREMAERKQRLVFARRRDGSEFPAEASISKLITEEEDVILTVILRDVSEKRAMEAQIRELAYFLEVSLNEIYVFSADDLKFQYANSTALQNIGYDKKTLQTMTPLEIKPEYEKENFIELLKPLLTGEKENIQFQTIHRRKDNSNYPVEVNMQLVKQEDKSVFLAVANDVTKKQEVENALRESEKRFQMMADNAPVLIWLAGKDGNCTYVNKTWLEFTGKTLAEEIDNGWLNNVHPEDKERCWGAYHSSFEGHFPFQVEYRLRRYDGEYCWFLDVGVPRYDHDSNFLGYIGSCTNISDRIRIEKELQKQLQKSILLTRLTDRIRRSLNSEEIFLTAAEEICKAFGVDQTLIFTCKSGIREKLPKTMTCVSEYILGKSPSCLNLEIPVIDNPYMELVLEREKAIAIDNTENHPLFANPREREIINNMNIKSLLACGTFYQGKVNGSIGLHHCDRSHVWSKEEIELLEAVAAQLGIAIAQGELLQREKQRLQQLALKNKQLQKAKQEAELANQAKSEFLAIMSHEIRTPMNGVIGMTNLLADTPLNSEQEDFLKTIRHSGESLLVIINDILDFSKIESGKLELEKKPFNLEEYIQSTIDLFSFQAQEKNIKFNYKYSSYVPRNFLGDVIRVKQILINLIGNALKFTDEGFITIYIEGQKRENNNYKIQFAIQDTGIGIPLEKLDRLFKAFSQVDASTSRKYGGTGLGLAISKRLAEIMGGTMWVESEEGQGSTFYFTIVLPLVEMEKNLPLNQINSFETIINPPQCQILLAEDNKVNQKVASLTLKKLGYQGEIVNNGLEVIEAVQKTDYDLIFMDIQMPEMDGLQVTRWIRSHLTQQPYIVAMTANAMERDRTICLEAGMNDYIAKPLQIDALKQILNKFQQTSGNYHYY; encoded by the coding sequence ATGTTTCCCTTGTCGCAAAACCACCCCATTAACCATAATTTCCTTCGGGTTGCCTTAGATACTTCTTTACTCGACGTGATTAAACTATTAAGTAATAGTCACAAAGATAGAGAAAATCAAGGATTGAGTTGCGTTGTTGTCATTAATCAAGGAAGATTAGTTGGCTTAATTACAGAAAGAGATATAGTTAAAATATCTGCACAGCAGTTGTCTTTGGAAAAATTAGTTGTTGCAGAAGTAATGACAAGGGATTTAATCACCTTTTCTGTGGATAAGTTGGGCAACATAACAGATTTGATTGATATTTTTCGTAAATATTATATTCGTCACTTACCCATTGTTAATGATAATCAGGAAATTTTGGGCATCGTTACCCCCGAAAGCATCCGCAGTGGTTTACAACCCCTTGATTTACTCAAACACCGTTATGTTAGCGATGTCATGCGTCGTAATATTATTTGCGGTTATTCTCAGCAAAAATTAATTGATTTAGTTAACGTTATGGCGCGTAATGCTATCAGTTGTGTTGTCATTGGCAAAGAAACGGAAAGAAATACCATAAAACCCTTGGGCATTATTACCGAAAGAGATATTGTGCGTTATCAGGCTTTAAGAATTAATCTCACTCAGATTAGTGCGGAGGAAGTTATGACACAACCTCTGACGATGATAAAAAAAGAAAAATCTTTATGGGATGCCCATTTAATGATGTCAGAGTATGGTTTTCGTCGTTTGGTGGTGGTGGATGATGAGGGAGATTTACAGGGCATTATTACTCAAAGTAGCATTTTAGAGGGAATAGATCCCAGAGAATTGCAAGGAGTTATTAAAGTTTTAGAAAAGCAAGTTGAAGTTTTACAAACAGAAAAAACTCAGTTATTGAAAGAATTACTAACCCAACAAAAGCAAAATTTGCAATCAGCCGAGAGAAGGGGAAAATTAATTTCTGATATTGCCCTCAGAATTCGCTCATCTTTAAACCTGAAAACTATTTTACAAACTGCCGTCGATGAGGTTTTGTCTCTCCTTGATACGGAGAGGGTTATTATTTATCACCTAGAAGAAAATAACAATCATATCGCAGTAGAAGCATTAAAAAATAATTCCTTCTCTTTAGCAAACTATTCCCTTGATGATGAATGTTTAAGACAAGAATTTTTACTATCAGGCAATCTATGGAAAACAAAAGTTATTAATGATATTAGTGAAGAAGCGATCGAATCTTGCTATCATCTACTAACAAGTAGATTTGGGGTTAAAGCCTGTCTAATTACCCCTTTAATAGTTAATAGTAGCCTTTGGGGATTATTAATTGTCCATAATTGTCATCAACCTCGGCCATGGCAAGAAGGAGAAATCGAATTTTTAGAACAATTGTCAGTACAATTAGGTATAGGAATTCAACAAGCCACTCTCTTACAACAACTGCAAGAAGCCAGACAAAATTTAGAAGTTAAAGTCACAAAACGCACAGCAGAATTACAAAAAATTAATGATAAATATGAACAAGAGTTAATTAAATCTAAACAAACTCAAGTCAACTTACAAAAAACAGAAAAAACCCTTGCAGGAATTTTAAACGTGGCTAACGATGCCATTATTTCCATTAATCCTCAACAAGAAATAATCATGTTTAATCAAGGGGCATCGAAATTATTTCAATATACCCCTGATGAGGTAATGGGAAAACCCCTAGATATACTAATCCCAACACGGTTTATCACCATCCACCGTCACCATGTAGATGAATTTCACTCTAACTCAAAAATTCCCACCTGTCGAGAAATGGCGGAAAGAAAACAACGATTAGTTTTTGCCCGTCGTCGGGATGGTAGTGAATTTCCGGCGGAGGCTTCTATTTCCAAATTGATTACCGAAGAAGAAGATGTTATCCTGACGGTAATTTTAAGGGATGTTAGTGAAAAAAGGGCTATGGAAGCTCAAATTAGGGAATTAGCTTATTTCTTGGAAGTTAGCTTAAATGAAATCTATGTTTTCTCCGCAGATGATTTAAAATTCCAGTATGCCAATTCTACCGCTTTACAAAATATTGGCTATGATAAGAAGACTTTACAAACAATGACTCCATTGGAGATTAAACCAGAGTATGAGAAGGAAAATTTTATCGAATTACTGAAACCTTTATTAACGGGAGAAAAAGAAAATATACAATTTCAAACAATTCATCGTCGTAAAGATAACAGCAATTATCCTGTAGAAGTTAATATGCAGTTAGTCAAACAGGAAGACAAATCGGTTTTTTTGGCTGTTGCTAATGATGTCACGAAAAAACAGGAAGTAGAAAACGCCTTAAGGGAAAGTGAGAAACGCTTTCAAATGATGGCAGATAATGCACCTGTATTAATTTGGTTGGCGGGGAAAGATGGAAATTGCACTTATGTTAATAAAACTTGGTTAGAATTTACGGGTAAAACCTTAGCTGAAGAAATTGATAATGGTTGGTTAAATAATGTGCATCCTGAAGATAAAGAAAGATGTTGGGGGGCTTATCACTCTTCTTTTGAAGGGCATTTTCCTTTCCAAGTAGAGTATCGTTTGCGTCGTTATGATGGTGAATATTGTTGGTTTTTAGATGTGGGTGTGCCTCGGTATGACCATGATAGTAACTTTTTGGGCTACATCGGTTCTTGTACTAATATCAGCGATCGCATCCGTATAGAAAAAGAGTTACAAAAGCAGTTGCAAAAAAGTATTCTATTGACAAGATTAACCGATAGAATCAGACGTAGCCTAAACTCAGAAGAAATATTTTTGACGGCGGCAGAGGAGATATGTAAGGCGTTTGGAGTTGACCAAACTTTGATTTTTACTTGTAAATCAGGAATCAGAGAAAAGTTACCAAAAACCATGACGTGTGTTTCTGAGTATATTTTAGGAAAATCCCCTTCTTGTCTAAATTTGGAAATTCCTGTGATTGATAATCCTTATATGGAATTAGTTTTAGAGAGAGAAAAAGCCATTGCCATTGACAATACGGAGAATCATCCTCTATTTGCCAATCCTAGAGAAAGAGAAATCATTAATAATATGAACATAAAATCTCTTCTTGCTTGTGGTACTTTTTATCAAGGTAAAGTTAATGGTAGCATAGGATTACATCACTGCGATCGCTCTCATGTTTGGAGTAAAGAAGAAATCGAACTTTTAGAAGCGGTTGCCGCCCAATTAGGGATAGCCATTGCCCAAGGAGAATTATTACAAAGGGAAAAACAAAGACTGCAACAACTGGCGTTAAAAAATAAGCAATTGCAAAAGGCGAAACAGGAAGCCGAATTAGCGAATCAGGCAAAAAGTGAATTTTTAGCGATTATGAGTCACGAAATTCGCACCCCCATGAATGGAGTTATCGGCATGACAAATTTATTAGCAGATACACCCCTTAATTCTGAGCAAGAAGATTTCCTTAAAACTATCCGTCATAGTGGTGAAAGTCTCTTGGTAATTATCAATGATATTTTAGATTTTTCCAAGATTGAATCAGGAAAATTAGAGTTAGAAAAAAAACCGTTTAATTTAGAAGAATATATCCAAAGTACCATCGATTTATTTAGTTTTCAAGCCCAAGAAAAAAATATTAAATTTAATTATAAATATTCTAGTTATGTTCCTAGGAACTTTCTCGGAGATGTTATTAGGGTCAAGCAAATACTTATAAATTTGATTGGAAATGCTCTTAAATTTACTGATGAAGGTTTTATAACTATTTATATAGAAGGGCAAAAAAGAGAAAATAATAATTATAAAATACAATTTGCAATTCAAGATACAGGCATAGGCATACCCCTAGAAAAACTCGATCGTTTATTTAAGGCTTTTTCCCAAGTAGATGCTTCTACATCTCGAAAATATGGAGGTACAGGATTAGGATTAGCTATTAGTAAACGTTTAGCCGAAATAATGGGCGGTACTATGTGGGTTGAATCTGAAGAAGGGCAGGGTTCTACTTTTTACTTTACCATAGTTCTTCCTTTAGTAGAAATGGAAAAAAATCTTCCTCTTAATCAGATTAATTCTTTTGAGACAATTATCAATCCTCCTCAATGTCAAATTCTTTTAGCTGAAGATAATAAAGTTAACCAAAAGGTTGCCTCTTTAACTCTGAAAAAACTAGGTTATCAAGGAGAGATTGTTAATAATGGTTTAGAAGTAATTGAAGCAGTGCAAAAAACTGATTACGATCTGATTTTTATGGATATACAAATGCCTGAAATGGATGGTTTACAAGTCACTCGTTGGATTCGTTCTCATCTTACTCAACAGCCGTATATTGTAGCAATGACAGCTAACGCTATGGAACGCGATCGCACTATTTGCTTAGAAGCAGGAATGAATGACTACATAGCAAAACCTTTACAGATAGACGCTTTAAAACAAATATTAAACAAATTTCAACAGACAAGCGGCAATTATCATTATTACTAG
- a CDS encoding tetratricopeptide repeat protein, with product MEKLAIALIKSQLHHKCLIETQEAIHYTLQDMGFDSILTDDLGRCDRQYIILGVNNLLYPNQVELPPNSIIYNLEQIYPESPWIQSGYLDYLYQYPIWDYSLSNIAQLQKWGINNIQHLPIGYHPCLTCIPNNENQDIDVLFYGSINEHRQEIIDSLKEEGIKVEALFGVYGEERNRYIARSKIVLNMHFYEAQVFEIVRVSHLLANRVFVISEKGNNFQEESYFQEGLVFCNYEDLVSTCIEYLKRERDRKIIAERGYNLFTSLPLQEYLKPLINSLSQNIYNCHKFIKDFYRKNQAKTAFNQGHYQDAIALYEQSLQVDRDCLESHVYLALAFLYDNNDLASELTLYSFISEGEEKGEDVILLTENVCKLLSKELEQQLLLNNLELASKIKVYIESLSQ from the coding sequence ATGGAAAAATTGGCGATCGCACTTATTAAATCACAACTGCACCATAAATGTTTAATAGAAACTCAGGAAGCGATTCACTATACTTTACAAGATATGGGTTTTGATAGCATTTTAACTGATGATTTGGGAAGATGCGATCGACAATATATTATTTTAGGTGTTAATAATTTACTTTATCCGAATCAGGTTGAATTACCCCCTAACTCAATTATTTATAATCTCGAACAAATTTATCCTGAATCTCCATGGATACAATCTGGCTATCTGGATTATCTATATCAATATCCTATCTGGGATTATAGTTTATCGAATATCGCTCAGTTACAAAAATGGGGTATTAACAATATTCAACACCTACCCATCGGTTATCATCCCTGCTTGACTTGCATTCCTAACAATGAGAATCAAGATATTGATGTATTGTTTTATGGCTCAATTAATGAACATCGTCAAGAAATTATAGACAGTTTAAAAGAGGAAGGAATAAAAGTTGAGGCACTTTTTGGGGTTTATGGAGAGGAAAGAAACCGCTATATTGCCAGAAGTAAAATTGTTTTAAATATGCACTTTTACGAAGCTCAAGTTTTTGAAATTGTGAGGGTTTCTCATTTGTTAGCAAATCGAGTTTTTGTTATCTCAGAAAAGGGTAATAATTTTCAGGAAGAAAGTTATTTTCAAGAAGGTTTAGTATTTTGTAATTATGAAGATTTAGTTTCCACTTGTATCGAGTATTTAAAAAGGGAGCGAGATAGAAAGATAATTGCAGAAAGAGGTTATAATTTATTCACAAGTCTTCCTTTACAAGAATATTTAAAACCCCTAATTAATTCTCTTTCTCAAAATATTTATAATTGCCATAAATTTATCAAAGATTTTTATCGAAAAAATCAAGCTAAAACCGCTTTTAATCAAGGTCATTATCAAGATGCGATCGCACTTTATGAACAAAGTTTACAAGTTGATAGAGATTGTTTAGAGAGTCATGTTTATTTAGCATTAGCTTTTTTATATGATAATAATGATTTAGCGTCTGAATTAACCTTATATTCTTTTATTTCTGAAGGGGAAGAAAAAGGAGAAGATGTAATCTTATTAACCGAAAATGTATGTAAATTATTAAGTAAGGAACTCGAACAACAACTATTATTAAATAATCTGGAATTAGCGAGTAAGATTAAAGTATATATTGAAAGTTTATCACAATAA
- a CDS encoding type IV pilin protein, translating to MSQKQKNRKRNLKKRLFFSHQVNTRGFTLIELLVVIIIVGVLGAVALPNFLRQVGKSREVEMQNLIGAINRAQQAYHFEKQNFAEGTDDNDSLTKLGLTFDSNYIDSYNIIANTNSATTTPTNTNYDKDGTRAYSGGMFYNAGVYKGATCRSEDVASSIPAPSVTFVPPSVDCGVNVSLQ from the coding sequence ATGAGTCAAAAACAAAAAAACAGAAAAAGAAACCTCAAGAAAAGATTGTTTTTTTCCCATCAAGTAAACACTAGGGGGTTTACATTGATAGAATTATTGGTGGTTATTATTATTGTGGGAGTATTAGGGGCGGTGGCGTTGCCCAATTTCTTAAGACAGGTAGGTAAGTCAAGAGAAGTGGAGATGCAAAATCTTATCGGGGCTATTAATCGAGCACAACAGGCTTATCATTTTGAAAAACAAAACTTTGCCGAAGGAACAGATGATAATGATTCATTAACTAAATTAGGCTTAACTTTTGATAGCAACTATATTGATAGTTATAATATTATTGCTAATACCAATTCCGCCACTACTACACCAACGAACACTAATTACGATAAAGATGGTACCAGAGCCTATTCGGGGGGAATGTTTTACAATGCAGGAGTATATAAAGGAGCTACTTGTCGTTCAGAAGATGTTGCTTCTTCCATTCCTGCTCCTTCTGTCACTTTTGTTCCCCCTTCTGTAGATTGCGGGGTAAATGTTTCTCTGCAATAA